The Haloplanus sp. CK5-1 genome contains a region encoding:
- a CDS encoding phosphate ABC transporter ATP-binding protein: protein MVRLSNVTHGFGDETVVRDLSLSLDPGEVVAIIGPSGVGKTTILRILALSLHPDGGTVSLDGDPVWSLSEDDRLALRRRIGMVFQEASLFDATVERNVGYGLRVRESWRDRLWSVLGSNETPEAVTDSLDLVGLDDKLHQEARSLSGGEAQRVSFARALAYDPDYLLLDEPTSDLDPRNTDLIEDAISEASDRGIGVGIATHDMHQAERIADRVAVVLGEGVAEFGSAERVFENPTDERTAKFVSGELVY, encoded by the coding sequence GGGACCTCTCGCTGTCCCTCGATCCCGGTGAGGTCGTCGCCATCATCGGCCCCTCGGGCGTCGGGAAGACGACCATCCTCCGGATCCTCGCTCTGTCTCTCCACCCCGACGGCGGGACGGTTTCCCTCGACGGCGACCCCGTCTGGTCGCTGAGCGAGGACGACCGACTCGCCCTCCGTCGGCGCATCGGCATGGTGTTCCAAGAGGCGAGCCTGTTCGACGCCACCGTCGAGCGGAACGTCGGGTACGGACTCCGGGTGCGTGAGTCTTGGCGCGACCGACTGTGGTCCGTCCTCGGGTCGAACGAGACGCCGGAGGCCGTCACCGACTCGCTCGACCTAGTGGGATTGGACGACAAACTCCACCAGGAAGCTCGGTCGCTGTCCGGCGGCGAGGCGCAGCGCGTCTCCTTCGCTCGGGCGCTCGCGTACGACCCCGACTACCTCCTGCTCGACGAACCGACCTCCGACCTCGACCCGCGGAACACGGACCTCATCGAGGACGCCATCTCGGAGGCCAGCGACCGCGGCATCGGCGTCGGCATCGCGACCCACGACATGCACCAGGCCGAACGGATCGCCGACCGAGTCGCCGTCGTCCTCGGCGAGGGCGTCGCCGAGTTCGGATCCGCCGAACGGGTGTTCGAGAACCCCACCGACGAGCGGACCGCGAAGTTCGTCTCCGGCGAACTGGTGTACTGA